In Miscanthus floridulus cultivar M001 chromosome 5, ASM1932011v1, whole genome shotgun sequence, one genomic interval encodes:
- the LOC136451334 gene encoding mitochondrial arginine transporter BAC2-like — protein MVAAAPAGTYSDDRNCGGSMEFWPEFLATSGGSEFVAGGVGGMAGVLAGHPLDTLRIRLQQPPPPPAAGLAHTPQPSAARLLRGILRAEGPSALYRGMAAPLASVAFQNAMVFQVYAILSRSLDPESLATSEPPSYASVALAGVGTGALQTLILSPVELVKIRLQLEAAGHKHGRHRRGPVEMARDILRREGLRGVYRGLTVTTLRDAPAHGVYFWTYERARERLHPGCRRQDGDEDEGLGTMLVSGGLAGVASWVFCYPLDVVKSRLQAQGAGSAPRYRGVVDCFRRSVREEGLPVLWRGLGTAVARAFVVNGAIFSAYELALRFLASGSGPRLVMEEN, from the exons ATGGTCGCCGCCGCGCCAGCAGGCACGTACAGCGACGACAGGAACTGCGGCGGGTCCATGGAGTTCTGGCCGGAGTTCCTGGCGACCAGCGGCGGGAGCGAGTTCGTGGCCGGCGGTGTGGGCGgcatggcgggcgtgctggcgGGCCACCCGCTCGACACGCTCCGCATCCGcctgcagcagccgccgcctcCGCCCGCCGCGGGCCTCGCCCACACGCCGCAGCCCTCCGCCGCGCGCCTCCTCCGCGGCATCCTCCGCGCCGAGGGCCCCTCCGCGCTCTACCGCGGCATGGCCGCGCCCCTCGCTTCCGTCGCCTTCCAG AACGCGATGGTGTTCCAGGTGTACGCGATCCTGTCGCGGTCGCTGGACCCGGAGAGCTTGGCCACCTCGGAGCCGCCCTCCTACGCGAGCGTGGCGCTGGCCGGCGTCGGCACGGGGGCGCTGCAGACGCTGATCCTGTCCCCGGTCGAGCTCGTCAAGATCCGGCTGCAGCTGGAGGCGGCGGGGCACAAGCacggccgccaccgccgcggccCCGTGGAGATGGCACGGGACATCCTCCGGCGGGAGGGTCTCCGCGGCGTGTACCGCGGGCTCACGGTGACCACGCTCCGCGACGCGCCGGCGCACGGCGTCTACTTCTGGACGTACGAGCGCGCCCGGGAGCGTTTGCACCCGGGGTGCCGCCGGCAggacggggacgaggacgagggcCTGGGCACCATGCTCGTGTCCGGCGGCCTGGCGGGCGTCGCTAGCTGGGTCTTCTGCTACCCGCTGGACGTGGTCAAGTCCCGGCTGCAGGCGCAGGGCGCGGGGTCGGCGCCCAGGTACCGCGGCGTCGTCGACTGCTTCCGGAGGAGCGTCCGGGAGGAGGGCCTACCCGTGCTGTGGCGCGGCCTCGGCACCGCCGTCGCCCGCGCGTTCGTCGTCAACGGCGCTATCTTCTCCGCCTACGAGCTGGCTCTGCGGTTCTTGGCCAGCGGCAGTGGCCCCAGGCTAGTCATGGAGGAGAACTGA